A stretch of DNA from Mucilaginibacter daejeonensis:
CAGATGAGAAGTATAGGTCTTTTCATGAATATAGGTTTTTCGTAATTGGTGATGTAAAGCTAAGTGGCTTACCAGCATTTGAAGCCAGTTCATCACCCTAACCGAGCGCAAACGTTTTCGCAAATGTTTGCGAAAACGTTTGTTGTGGAAAATTACCTATATTGCCATATCTCTAGCGTCCCCATGAAACCTACTGTCACCTTAAAAAAAATAGCCGAGATGCTCCATATGAGTATCGCTACTGTATCGAGGGCACTAAAAGATCATCCGGATATATCGGCAGAAACGCGCCGCAAGGTTCAGGAACTGGCCGGAACACTTGATTATATTCCTAATGCATACGCTATTAGCCTGCGCACTAACAACAGTAAGGAGTTCGGGGTGATCATGCCTTCCATATCCAACTCATTTTATCAATCTTTTATTGGCTCACTTGAGGAGGAAGCCCGCCGATATGGTTACTCACTGGTCATTTTGCAGTCGGGCGATGACCCGGCCATTGAGTTGGAGAATATCAGAAAATGTAAGAATGCCCGTATGTCAGGCATCTTTTTATCGGTCACTTCCGCTACTGACGATATCAGCGAGGTATTGAAATTAGATAAGCTTAACATTCCCACTGTCTTTTTTGACAAGGTGCCTGCCTACGCTGCCTGCAACAAGGTTTGCACAGCCGACGTACGCGCCACCCAGTTAGCAGCAGAGCTCCTGCTAAGCAAGAACAAGAAGCGTGTATTAGCTATGTTCGGCAACCCGAGTTTGTCTATCACACAGATCAGGCTCAACGCTTTTGAGGAAGCGATGCAGAACGGGAAAGCCAATAAAAGCTACACCATAGTTTACGCTCATAGTACACCAGATGCAGCCGCTCGCCTGAGCGATGCCATGGGAAAAAAACAACCACCCGACGCGGTATTTTGTATGAGCGATGAGATATTGATGGGCGTAATGAAGACCGTACAGACACTTAAGATCGAGATACCTCAAAAGTTGGGTATAGTGGCCATAAGCGATGGCTTTATCCCGCAACTATATTATCCCGAGATCACCTATGCTGAAACGAGTGGTTTCAAATTAGGAAAGCTTGCCTTCAGCCGCATGATGACCTGTATAGCCGGTACACCTTTCGTACAGACCATTGTAGATGACTCGGTAATGGTATACGGAGGGTCTTTGTAGATGTTGGGGCCGTTCGGCCGACTTTTGATCAAAATATCAGCCAAGCCAACAAGACCGAAAGCCAGGTATAGATCGCATTTATCTAAG
This window harbors:
- a CDS encoding LacI family DNA-binding transcriptional regulator, whose protein sequence is MKPTVTLKKIAEMLHMSIATVSRALKDHPDISAETRRKVQELAGTLDYIPNAYAISLRTNNSKEFGVIMPSISNSFYQSFIGSLEEEARRYGYSLVILQSGDDPAIELENIRKCKNARMSGIFLSVTSATDDISEVLKLDKLNIPTVFFDKVPAYAACNKVCTADVRATQLAAELLLSKNKKRVLAMFGNPSLSITQIRLNAFEEAMQNGKANKSYTIVYAHSTPDAAARLSDAMGKKQPPDAVFCMSDEILMGVMKTVQTLKIEIPQKLGIVAISDGFIPQLYYPEITYAETSGFKLGKLAFSRMMTCIAGTPFVQTIVDDSVMVYGGSL